GCTCCCTGCCGCGACGCAACGGCATGGTGGGGCAATGCCACATCCAGGCTGTGAACGGCGTCACAAGCAGAGCGTGAACCGCTTCACAGAGAAGGCCTCCGAGTCCTTGCTAATTCATGGGCAGCTCGGAGGGAAACCATGTCACTGCTGGACAAGATGCTGCGCATCGCTCGCACCTGGAGCATCAATACCATCAACTCCCTGGTCTATCTCGGATCGGGTGGAAAGAGAGTCCTGCACGAGGGGCGCTTTCAGGGCTGGCGTGGGACATGGACCAACTGGAGCCGGATGTTCGAGTGCCAGCCGGAGTTCTTCAAGAAGCCCAGGACCGAGAAAGAAATCTGCGACATCGTCGCACGCGCGGAAAAGGTTCGCACGGTGGGAGGGGGACACAGCTTCAATGCCTCCCCCCTGACAAACGGGACATTGCTGTCATTGGACGACTACAGCGAACTCTTAGAGCTCCGTGTCGACAGCGATGGGAATCATGTAGCCCGCGTCCAGGCAGGCATTCGCCTGAGGGACCTCACCGCGCAGCTCCGGAAGCAGGGCTTGGCCTTGCCGGTCCAAGGCTCCACGGATGCCCAGAGCATTGGAGGTCTGATCGCGACGGACGTGCATGGCACTGGACGGGATGCCGGCTTTTTCTCGACCCAGTTGCTCTCGCTGCGGATTGTCAACGCGGCAGGAGAGGCCAAGACCTACAAGAAGGGGACGCCGGAGTTTCATGCCGCCATCGGAGGAATCGGCGCCTGCGGAATCGTGATCGAAGCAGAGATTCAATGCGTGCCTGCTTTCAACCTGAGGAAATCGATCCAGGTCAGGAAGCGGGTGGACGTCGAGGCGCAGGTCGACACACTGCTGAAGCAGCATGACCACCTCAGCTTCTATTACATCGGAGGTGTGGATACGGAGAGCGTCCGGATGAACCTGTGGGAGCACACCCAAGACAAACCATCGCCCTTGTATCAGTTGCGCAAGATGATGTCCGAGCTCGAGGACATGGTGCTCTCGGGATACCTGCTTGGCCTGGCGAGACTCCTGCATCTCTCAAAGCTGTTCGCGAATTTCGGCCTCTGGGCCCTCAAGCTTCTGCAGAGCAACAGGAGCCAGGTGCTCCCCTCGAACGAGGGCTTCCCGCGAAGGCTCTACTTCCATCATGACGAACTCGAGTATGGCGTCCCCTTCGAGAACCACAGGCGGTGCCTGCATGAGATTCTTGAGATGCTGAAGGAGCGGCGCTTCGTGACGATCCTGGAACTCCGATTCACCCCCGATACTTCTCAGGCGCTGCTCGCACCCGGCGCTCACCGGCGTACGTGCTACTTCGACCTGACCCCGAGCCTGTCGACAGACCCGTCCGAGGTCTTCGCCGAGGCGGAGCGCATCCTGGTGAAGCATGGGGGTCAGGTCCATCTCGGGAAAGCGACCTGGGCAACCCAGGAGACCATGAAGCAGATGTACGGAAAGTGGTGGTCTCAATTCCTGGCGGTCCGAAGGAAGCAGGATCCCAAGGGGAAGTTCATCAACGATTTCGTTGGACGCCTCCTCGCGGGGAGCGAGGAGCGCACGCCCGTTCAAGAAGCCGAGGAAGTGGGTATGCGCGCCGCCAGTTGAGCCCGCGGCTACGGTGCCCCCAACCCTTGGCGCGGGCGAGCTGGGAATTCCGCCCGCGCCAGGCCTGCTGGACTATTCGATTGTCCAGGTCACCGTGCCGCTGCAGCTGCTGTTGGAGTTGCAGCCCGCGCGGATCTGGAACGTGCCGCTGTTGATGGTTCTGTAGGACAGTCTCGAGCCCTCACCGTTGAAGCAACTGTTATCGTTGAATGCAATCTGCGTGGCGGAAGGGCCATAGAGCCGCAGGTAGGTGTCGCCCGTGGCGCCAACGCAGGTGTTCACGGCGAGCGTCTGGCCCGGGCTGAGGGCGACATACTGGTTCACCGTGTTCTGCTGGGCGTCATTGGTGTTGCTCGCGCTGAAGGTGTACGAGCCCCCTGTCGTCGGCGGATTCGAGGCGATCTGCCACACGACCGTGGCGGTGCAGCTGCTGTTGCCGTAGCAGCCGCCGTGGATCTCGTAGGTGCCCCCGCCGGTGCTGGTGAAGGAGAGGCTGGAGCCAGCGCCGCCGCAGGCATCGTCATTGAAGACCAGCTGGATCAAGGGCCCGTAGAGGCGCAGGAATGTGTCGCCCGTGAAGGTAGCGCCCGGCAGACCGCAGGTGGCCACGGTGATCGTCTGCCCCGCGGTGAGGGTCACCACCTGGTTCACGGTGTTCTGGTAAGCGCTGCCGGTGTTGCTCGCGCTGTAGCTGTAGGAGCCGCCGGGCAGCGTCGCGGTGCCCTCCAGACTCTGGATGACGGGAGCCTTGGACTCGCCGGGGGTACCCTGCTCCGGTGCGGCACTGTCCTCGTCGAGGGAGCCGCAGCCTACGAAGGCCAGGACACACAGCAGGGTTCCAATAACGTG
The sequence above is a segment of the Hyalangium ruber genome. Coding sequences within it:
- a CDS encoding D-arabinono-1,4-lactone oxidase, which codes for MSLLDKMLRIARTWSINTINSLVYLGSGGKRVLHEGRFQGWRGTWTNWSRMFECQPEFFKKPRTEKEICDIVARAEKVRTVGGGHSFNASPLTNGTLLSLDDYSELLELRVDSDGNHVARVQAGIRLRDLTAQLRKQGLALPVQGSTDAQSIGGLIATDVHGTGRDAGFFSTQLLSLRIVNAAGEAKTYKKGTPEFHAAIGGIGACGIVIEAEIQCVPAFNLRKSIQVRKRVDVEAQVDTLLKQHDHLSFYYIGGVDTESVRMNLWEHTQDKPSPLYQLRKMMSELEDMVLSGYLLGLARLLHLSKLFANFGLWALKLLQSNRSQVLPSNEGFPRRLYFHHDELEYGVPFENHRRCLHEILEMLKERRFVTILELRFTPDTSQALLAPGAHRRTCYFDLTPSLSTDPSEVFAEAERILVKHGGQVHLGKATWATQETMKQMYGKWWSQFLAVRRKQDPKGKFINDFVGRLLAGSEERTPVQEAEEVGMRAAS